From a single Pempheris klunzingeri isolate RE-2024b chromosome 2, fPemKlu1.hap1, whole genome shotgun sequence genomic region:
- the npffl gene encoding pro-FMRFamide-related neuropeptide FF like — protein sequence MDTAAAVTLLALVMAMAGVSQALHVQGSLDKNDILPGSEENMADHLLGLESENTDNSIDDRLLTAVLRALLLGSQRETRNSVLHQPQRFGRGSRGQLMPEDQLQSRDWEDAPGQIWSMAVPQRFGKK from the exons ATGGACACAGCTGCGGCGGTGACTCTCCTGGCTCTGGTAATGGCGATGGCTGGCGTCAGTCAGGCTCTTCATGTCCAAGGCAGTCTGGACAAAAATGACATCCTGCCAGGCTCAGAAGAGAACATGGCCGACCACCTGCTGGGGCTG gaaagtgaaaacacagacaacagcaTTGATGATCGTCTCCTGACTGCAGTGCTGAGAGCTCTGCTCCTCGGATCTCAGAGAGAAACCAGGAACTCTGTCCTGCATCAGCCACAGAG GTTTGGCCGTGGATCCAGAGGGCAGCTAATGCCGGAGGATCAGTTACAGTCCCGTGACTGGGAGGATGCCCCCGGTCAGATCTGGAGTATGGCCGTACCCCAGAGATTTGGCAAGAAATAA